A single Candidatus Hydrogenedentota bacterium DNA region contains:
- a CDS encoding DUF1559 domain-containing protein — MRRKGFTLIELLVVIAIIGILAAILLPALARAREAARRASCQNNLKQWGLVFKMYANESRGAFPPMYCGNYQDGDGEWRTGTKPGPNPMTIYPEYLTDPMILFCPSDSNLQRHIEWAKDEDTGDWCITQSNWNGMACANAVDASYGYLGFLIDKAGPTDPTVALNQTMILSVLSLDPSMMPDPATLVSAQIARMVEKVLTGLVPCLMMSPAATPACGGGILSPADSDVDLSAYTNPTLGNATGTTVYRMREGIERFLITDINNPGASASAQSEIWSMFDNLDVKARAFNHIPGGCNVLYMDGHVEFIRYERNGEAPVNESLGVIIAMLTPLFG, encoded by the coding sequence GATTCACACTGATCGAGCTGCTTGTTGTCATTGCCATCATCGGGATTCTCGCCGCAATTCTGCTGCCCGCGCTGGCGCGGGCGCGCGAGGCGGCCCGCCGGGCCAGCTGCCAGAACAACCTGAAGCAGTGGGGCCTGGTGTTCAAGATGTACGCCAACGAGAGCCGCGGGGCGTTCCCACCCATGTACTGCGGCAACTACCAGGACGGCGACGGCGAGTGGCGCACGGGCACGAAGCCCGGGCCCAACCCGATGACCATCTATCCCGAGTATTTGACGGACCCGATGATCCTGTTCTGCCCTTCGGACTCGAACCTGCAGCGCCATATTGAGTGGGCGAAGGACGAGGACACGGGGGACTGGTGCATCACGCAGTCAAACTGGAATGGGATGGCCTGCGCGAACGCGGTGGACGCGAGCTACGGGTATCTGGGCTTCCTGATTGACAAGGCGGGGCCGACGGATCCGACCGTCGCGCTGAACCAGACGATGATTCTCAGCGTTTTGTCCCTGGACCCGTCGATGATGCCGGACCCGGCCACGCTGGTGTCCGCGCAGATCGCGCGGATGGTGGAGAAGGTGCTGACGGGGTTGGTGCCGTGCCTGATGATGAGCCCGGCGGCGACGCCGGCGTGCGGGGGCGGCATCCTGAGCCCGGCGGACAGCGACGTGGACCTTTCCGCGTACACGAACCCGACGCTCGGCAACGCCACCGGCACGACGGTCTACCGGATGCGCGAGGGCATCGAGCGCTTCCTGATCACGGACATCAACAACCCCGGCGCGTCGGCCTCGGCCCAGAGCGAGATATGGTCCATGTTCGACAACCTCGACGTGAAGGCCCGGGCGTTCAACCACATCCCCGGCGGCTGCAACGTGCTGTACATGGACGGGCATGTGGAGTTCATCCGCTATGAGCGCAACGGCGAGGCGCCGGTCAACGAGAGCCTCGGGGTGATCATCGCCATGCTTACGCCGTTGTTCGGGTGA